In one Drosophila pseudoobscura strain MV-25-SWS-2005 chromosome X, UCI_Dpse_MV25, whole genome shotgun sequence genomic region, the following are encoded:
- the QIL1 gene encoding MICOS complex subunit MIC13 homolog QIL1, with the protein MVIGFLVRGGLVAGAVYYTNKVGIWGDSQQTEQLYNNVKSELCPYVTKAKKQLPFDVPQLPNTGEMRFLAKHYYNEGVKGSIRFVHMLPCYAGRGIKKVKDTFEDFAKSPAITGSQDAGSPAKQ; encoded by the exons ATGGTGATTGG ATTTCTTGTTCGCGGCGGCCTGGTGGCCGGGGCAGTTTACTACACGAACAAAGTGGGAATCTGGGGCGACTCCCAGCAAACCGAGCAGCTCTACAACAATGTCAAGTCCGAGCTGTGTCCGTATGTAACGAAGGCGAAAAAACAGCTGCCGTTCGATGTGCCCCAGCTGCCGAACACCGGCGAGATGCGCTTCCTGGCCAAACACTATTACAACGAGGGCGTGAAGGGCTCCATTCGCTTCGTCCATATGCTGCCCTGCTACGCGGGTCGCGGCATCAAGAAGGTTAAAGATACATTCGAGGATTTTGCTAAGTCCCCGGCCATCACTGGCAGCCAGGACGCCGGCAGTCCAGCAAAGCAATAG